One Desulfovermiculus halophilus DSM 18834 DNA window includes the following coding sequences:
- the rocD gene encoding ornithine--oxo-acid transaminase yields the protein MNAQDFITLEESYGAHNYKPLDVVLSKGRGVWVWDVDGAKYMDCLAAYSAVNQGHCHPRILQAMTEQAQKLTLTSRAFRNDQLGLFYKEICELTNSHKVLPMNTGAEAVESVIKTVRKWGYEVKGVPDNQAEIIVCDNNFHGRTISIVGFSSDHKAKTGFGPFPPGFTSIPFGDVQALERAITPNTVAFLVEPIQGEAGVIIPPDGYLREAQKICRQNNVVLILDEIQTGLGRTGKLLAEEHDGIEADLTLVGKALSGGFYPVSAVLSNSEVMGTLRPGEHGSTFGGNPLACAVAREALKVLVQEGMIDNAARMGQRFLDGLKTLTNPLIKEIRGRGLMIGLEFLPQAGPARPLCIQLKKKGLLCKDTHGQTIRFAPPLVITPDEVDWAVETIKEVVDG from the coding sequence ATGAACGCTCAGGATTTTATCACCTTGGAAGAGTCGTACGGGGCGCACAACTACAAGCCCCTGGATGTTGTCCTGTCCAAAGGCCGCGGGGTCTGGGTCTGGGATGTGGACGGCGCCAAGTACATGGATTGTCTGGCCGCCTACTCCGCAGTAAACCAGGGACACTGCCATCCCCGGATCCTGCAGGCCATGACCGAGCAGGCCCAAAAACTGACCCTGACCTCCAGGGCCTTCCGCAACGATCAGCTGGGCCTGTTCTACAAAGAGATCTGCGAGCTGACCAATTCTCACAAGGTCCTGCCCATGAACACCGGGGCAGAGGCGGTGGAATCGGTGATCAAGACCGTGCGCAAGTGGGGCTACGAGGTCAAGGGCGTCCCGGACAACCAGGCCGAGATTATCGTCTGCGACAACAACTTCCACGGCCGGACCATCTCCATTGTCGGCTTCAGCTCGGACCATAAGGCCAAAACCGGCTTTGGTCCATTTCCTCCCGGGTTCACTTCCATCCCCTTCGGCGACGTCCAGGCCCTGGAGCGGGCCATCACCCCGAACACGGTTGCTTTTCTGGTCGAACCCATCCAGGGCGAGGCTGGGGTGATCATCCCTCCGGACGGATATCTGCGAGAGGCTCAAAAAATCTGCAGGCAGAACAACGTGGTCCTCATCCTGGACGAGATCCAGACCGGCCTGGGCCGGACCGGAAAGCTCCTGGCCGAGGAGCACGATGGAATCGAAGCCGATTTGACCCTGGTGGGCAAGGCCCTGTCCGGAGGCTTCTACCCGGTCTCGGCCGTGCTCTCCAACTCGGAAGTCATGGGCACTCTCCGCCCCGGGGAGCACGGATCCACCTTCGGCGGCAATCCCCTGGCCTGCGCGGTAGCCAGGGAGGCCCTCAAGGTCCTGGTCCAGGAAGGCATGATCGACAACGCGGCCCGGATGGGGCAGCGTTTTCTGGACGGCCTGAAGACCCTGACCAACCCATTGATCAAGGAAATCCGGGGCAGGGGGCTGATGATCGGCCTTGAGTTTTTGCCCCAAGCCGGTCCGGCCCGGCCCTTGTGCATCCAGCTCAAGAAAAAGGGCCTGTTGTGCAAGGATACCCACGGACAGACCATCCGCTTTGCTCCCCCCTTGGTCATCACCCCGGATGAGGTGGACTGGGCTGTGGAGACCATCAAGGAGGTCGTGGACGGCTAG
- a CDS encoding amidohydrolase family protein: MYKQQDTRYTYGEPEPSHLRPQPWPFPAAKQRGTRSCYILAPARAYGIDHELGSLTPGKPAVCIVLDQDIYAIALRDIKHTRVEMTIFDGTVVYDREGRT, encoded by the coding sequence ATATACAAACAGCAGGACACGCGGTATACCTATGGTGAACCTGAACCGAGCCATCTTCGTCCCCAGCCCTGGCCCTTTCCGGCCGCTAAGCAAAGGGGAACCCGCTCCTGCTATATCCTGGCCCCCGCGCGGGCCTACGGAATCGATCATGAGCTCGGCAGCCTGACTCCGGGCAAGCCCGCGGTCTGCATTGTCCTGGATCAGGATATATACGCCATCGCCCTCCGGGACATCAAACACACCCGGGTGGAGATGACCATATTCGATGGAACGGTGGTCTACGACCGGGAGGGCCGGACATGA
- a CDS encoding ATP-grasp domain-containing protein: MYFVSLHHQIRLDVNLPALAPLDERSRDLLHNAAGVLMPKYFSPIRYRQIQDLAPNHFPRLGPRYLYRGKASQIRLFRQLELPHPRTRIYDTPAQALHACRRNGLPFTPCVLKGDKGGGGSAVFPVSSLADLDPCLCSLPSQEPVLLQEWVDNEGMDLRVVIIGEMTESYFRMGHGQFYNNVAKGGRIDHHIRPDKQDLGRRMGRHLCTKAGIDVAGLDLMFPPSGPPLFIEINFLFGRKGIGGRTGYDRLFHQAVQSWMQSCQSQGYRKKHPNE, encoded by the coding sequence ATGTACTTCGTTTCCCTGCACCATCAGATCCGACTGGACGTCAACCTGCCGGCCCTGGCCCCCCTGGATGAACGTTCCAGGGATCTCTTGCACAATGCGGCCGGGGTGCTCATGCCCAAATACTTCTCCCCTATCCGCTATCGCCAGATTCAGGATCTGGCCCCAAACCACTTCCCCAGGCTGGGCCCCAGGTATCTGTACCGGGGCAAGGCCAGCCAGATCCGGCTTTTTCGGCAGCTCGAGCTGCCCCATCCCCGGACCCGTATCTACGACACACCGGCCCAGGCCCTGCACGCCTGCCGCAGAAACGGACTGCCCTTTACCCCCTGCGTGCTCAAAGGGGACAAGGGCGGGGGCGGTTCCGCCGTCTTTCCCGTATCCTCCCTGGCTGATCTTGATCCCTGTCTGTGCTCTCTTCCCAGCCAGGAGCCGGTCCTCCTCCAGGAATGGGTAGACAACGAGGGCATGGACCTCCGGGTGGTCATCATCGGAGAAATGACCGAGAGCTACTTCCGGATGGGCCACGGCCAGTTTTACAACAATGTGGCCAAGGGGGGACGGATCGACCATCATATCCGGCCTGACAAGCAGGACTTGGGTCGGCGCATGGGCCGCCATCTGTGCACAAAAGCCGGCATCGACGTCGCCGGACTGGATCTTATGTTCCCCCCTTCCGGACCTCCTCTGTTCATTGAGATCAATTTCCTTTTCGGCCGCAAGGGCATCGGGGGGCGCACGGGCTACGACCGTCTTTTCCACCAGGCAGTTCAATCCTGGATGCAGAGCTGTCAAAGTCAAGGATACAGGAAAAAACATCCGAATGAATGA